Genomic segment of Pseudomonadota bacterium:
CACGACCACGAGCTCCATGTGTCGGTTGGGCTTGAACCGGGCACGGGGCATGGAGAGCCTCTGTATGAAGGTTCTCTGTTTCCGATTGCTGACAAAGGTACTGAGCTCTTCGACGAACCTGCGCCGGCCATCGTGAACGTCGTAGAACAGCACGTGAAACTCGAAGTCGCCCGGAGCCTTGTTGAAGGCCACCACCATGTTGGCTTTCCACGAGCGCTTGCCCAGTTGCTCGTTCTTGGTTTCCCTGAGCCTGTAGGAGTGCCCGCGGCGCGCGAATCCAAGGAGTCCGCGCTCCGTCAGTCTGACGGGAATCCGGCCTTGAGTCAGATAGACCTTGGCTTTCAGCCTGCCGGCGTCTACCGGGGCCGGGCAGAGCGCCATGGCCAGCAGGGCAAGACCCCCTACTGCCAGCGCTATCGGCGCCTTCAACGCGCGCCTGGCGTTTGGTTTCATGGTTACTCCTGGTCCCGAATGAACTGATTACTTCGGGGCCCGTTCTGTATAAACGGCGGCCTTGCAGCGAAGATTGACCCTGCGTCCAACCTGCGGCCAGGGTTGTCCGGGTTGTCCTCGGAAGCCGAAGGCGCACAGAGGGTCCGGCGTGGCCGGCGACTTCGGCCACGGTCCCCCTCGCGGGACTGCCCGGCCGGCCCTGTGGCAACCACGAGCTTGATACGCGCCGGAACGTGTACCCAGCGAACGAGTGAGGCTCTAACACTCTATGCGCTCTGGCGCGTATCAAGCTCGTGGTTGCCTGGTTCCTGTTGTCCTATGCCCCTGTTGTCCTATGCCCCCTCCAATAAGCCCTCAAGCGCACACCGGGCGCTCATGTGCCGACACCCAATCCAGTGCTTACCCACACTGCCACGAATGTCGATCGGACGGCGTCGGTGGTCTTGAAGTCAACACAGTTATCTATGCACTTCGCGACCACAATGGATCAGAGAATCGACACCAAAACGAAGCCGGCGCCCAAGAGCTCCGAGCATCGACCTCGCGGGGGCGCGGCGATCAGCGGGAGCCGGTCCACGCGCTTGAGCTCCGGCGCGCGTCGACTATGATGCGTGCGGCCGCTCGGCCATGATCGCCACCGGGGGAGCGGATCGGCGAGCCATGCGAAACAGCGGCCTGGAGGTAGCAGACATGCGGACTTGGTGCGCCTGGGCGACCACCATGCTTGCGGTCGCCGTTGTAGGCGCTTGCGATCCCTATGCGGACTTTGCGGCGGGTAACGGCAGCCTGGGCGCGGTCGACCCGGTCGACTTCCCGGTGGAGAACCTGGGCGCGGGTGGCAACCGAAAGAATCCAGGGCGCGGGACCTTCACGGAAATTGCGGCTTTCACGGGCGGTGTCGAGATCGGCTACTTCCGGTATCCGGTGCGTGAAGCAGACAACCCGCTGTGGGTGCGTGTCAACGGCGAGCGGGCCGATGTGGAGGCTCCGAGGGCGTATGTTTTCGATCCGGGGCTCGAGCCGATTCCGCAGGCGTACGCATGCACTGCACCGGCCGGCTACATCTACGACAGCGTCTACGACGAAGTACGTTACGACCTGCAGGGCGCCATCTTCACGCAGCTGCCCGAGGCGACCTACCGCGAGGGGGTCCAGTCGGGCTCCAGCTACGTGCCCGTGGTTTCGCAGGTGCCGGTGGATTCCACAGGGCTTGGCTGTCAAGAGGTGACGAGCGAAGACGGGCTTGTCTCCATCTACGGTCTTGCCGGACCCGACGAGCTTGCCGCAGACGGGCGCTACCTCGCCTGGCTGATCATCGAACCGAGCGCGGCGGTCTATCCGCGTGGACAATCATCCAGAACGGATCATCCAGGACTCGGCCTGCAGCACTGGGGCTGGTTCAATCGCTACCTGCTCGCCTACCTGGACGGCGGCTACATTCCCACGGTCGATCTGCCACAGCCCGATGGCAGAATCGCCACGCAGATGGCCACGCAGAGGCTCTACTATCCTCGCTCCGCGATCCTTCGCGATCCGAACGATCCCGCGAGCGCGAGACCGGGCCGACTCGGCGAGGGTTACGACGTGTTGCAGGCACGGCGCGGCCAGCCCGGCTACTCGCCTGTATGCGAGGTATTCAGCTACGATGCTGACCGCAATCCGATGCTCGACCTGCCCGTGACCGCGGACCGCCTCCCGAAGGATGCGCTCTCGATCGAAAGCGATCCCGGCTACGCCATCGAGCCGGCTGTTCCAGGTTACAGCTACTGCCTCCAGGTCCAGCGATGACACGCGCATCCGTGTGGTTTCGAGGATCGGGGCGGCGAGCTTTCCGCTTTCTGCGTTCTTCTGTGGCTTCGCTTCTGTGCGCGACCTACGCCTTGCTGCTCGCCGACCAGGCCTTCGCTCTCGGCGAACAGCACGGGCGCGTCAAGGGTACGGTGACCGACGTCCAGACGCGCAAGCCTCTTGTCGGCGTCGGCATCACGGCCAAGGGCCCGGCCCTGCTCGGCGAACCGCGCTCGGTCAAGACGGATCGGCGCGGTCGCTACGATCTCGGCGACCTGCCGCCTGGGCCGTACGTGCTGAGCTTCAGCTACTCGGGGCGAGAAACCTTGAAGCGCGAGGTGATCGTTACTCAAGGCGTCGCCGTGCCCGTTCATGTCGCGTGGTCCCGAGACGACGTTGAAGTGATCGAAGTCGGCGGCCACCGCACCATGACGCGGCCCGATTCAACCCAGACAGGCACGGTGCTCAACGCAGACACGCTCAGGAAGCTGCCCACCGGCCGCTCCTACCAGAGCATAACCAAGAACATGCCCGGCGTGACCGGAGGCAGCAACCCGAACATCAAGGGTGGATCGTACAACATGAACCGCTATCTCGTGGACGGCCTAGACATCACCGACCCGGTAAGCAAGACCTTCAGCGCCAACATGACGTTCGACGCCGTCTCTTCGGTGGACGTGGTCACCGGTGGTGCCGAGGCCGAGTACGCCTCCCTCGGAGGCGTCATCAACGTCCAAACGGCCAGCGGCTCCAACGCCTGGAAGGTGAACGCATCGCTCTACGCGAACCACCACAGCCTATCGTCGAGCGGCAACTTCGGTTCCCAGCTCTGGGAGGCCCGCCAGCCCTACAATGAAGCCTCCCCCGGTCCCAACCAATCCGCACAGGCCAACGTGAATCTGGGCGGCCCGCTGATCAAGGACAAGCTCTGGATCAATGCGACCTACGAGCTGCGCCTTCACGAAAGCTCGAGCGTGAAAGGGCCACCCCTTGGCGTTCCCCCGTACAACATCCAGCACCCTTCCTACACCAGCGTGAACAACCTGGCGCGCGTCAAGCTGCAGTTCGTGCCGGCGCCCCAGCACCGGCTGACGTTTTCGACCAACTGGTCCCCGGGCTCCTTCAATAACGTGGAGGGCGGCAACACGCGCCTGGGCGTGGCCGAGAACCGGCAAGACCAGGACGGCTTGCTGGCCATCGCAACCTGGGATTTCCTACTGGGCCCGAACATCACCACCAGCGTGCGCGGCGGCCTGATGACGAACATGATCGAGCTCGCCCCGCAAGGACTGCTCGGGAAGATCGACAACACCGGCTGCCAGTTCTTCAGCGACAGGAATTGCACATGGAATCCGAACCAGGCATCCCACTACAACCTGCACGACCAAACCAGGTGGTACCAGGGCAGCAGCCACTACTTCGATCGCCGCGGTCGGGTGCAGTTCGACCCCTCGCTGCAGATCAAGAGCCGCTTCCACGGCAGCCACGACATCAAGCTCGGCATCCAGACCCAGTTCAACTGGCGCACCAACACGGACTACGTGCTCGGCGATCGGATGGGAAACGTCGGCTACGAGTATACCGACCTCGCACCCCGCTACACAGAGCTCGAGGCGGGGCTCTGCGATCCGCAGGACCAGACCACACACGGCAACTGCTTCCGCCGAACCGAGTACACAGACTACGACGCGCGGCAGCAGGGTTGGGGGGTGGGGTTGTTCGTGCAGGATCGCTGGTGGACGCCCATCGAATGGCTGCATGTGTTGCCTGGCCTGCGGTTTGACTACGGTGCGAGCTACGATACCAGCGGACAGCGGGTGACATCGCTCTACGGGTTTTCGCCGCGCCTGGGTCTCGC
This window contains:
- a CDS encoding TonB-dependent receptor, translating into MTRASVWFRGSGRRAFRFLRSSVASLLCATYALLLADQAFALGEQHGRVKGTVTDVQTRKPLVGVGITAKGPALLGEPRSVKTDRRGRYDLGDLPPGPYVLSFSYSGRETLKREVIVTQGVAVPVHVAWSRDDVEVIEVGGHRTMTRPDSTQTGTVLNADTLRKLPTGRSYQSITKNMPGVTGGSNPNIKGGSYNMNRYLVDGLDITDPVSKTFSANMTFDAVSSVDVVTGGAEAEYASLGGVINVQTASGSNAWKVNASLYANHHSLSSSGNFGSQLWEARQPYNEASPGPNQSAQANVNLGGPLIKDKLWINATYELRLHESSSVKGPPLGVPPYNIQHPSYTSVNNLARVKLQFVPAPQHRLTFSTNWSPGSFNNVEGGNTRLGVAENRQDQDGLLAIATWDFLLGPNITTSVRGGLMTNMIELAPQGLLGKIDNTGCQFFSDRNCTWNPNQASHYNLHDQTRWYQGSSHYFDRRGRVQFDPSLQIKSRFHGSHDIKLGIQTQFNWRTNTDYVLGDRMGNVGYEYTDLAPRYTELEAGLCDPQDQTTHGNCFRRTEYTDYDARQQGWGVGLFVQDRWWTPIEWLHVLPGLRFDYGASYDTSGQRVTSLYGFSPRLGLAADITQDGRNILSAYYGRHLETLALSTASGVDRRARRITRVQQWDPATASYSRLVAERGGPEGVEFDPNARPPRADEITLAARRQLVPGLAGTVEYTYKRISNQWTSLEVNRIWDPTGVRVVDWVIPQLRNKEVYRYMTPDESYDVYHGLSFSIAGQPSSSWDIAAFYTLAWSYGSWLDDNPRQQRFLFGYNGEDHRHRLRLMPTYVLGNHLTLGATLTYQSGSPLSKWYYNEFEGSRDNRRSPRGTVPSTPNETKAIAEFREPDTLGVDARITINLLPEDLGQSLNLYVDVFNLLNSRTPTGITSSDIERFGRVSGRQRPRRIQLALNYLY